One Vigna unguiculata cultivar IT97K-499-35 chromosome 11, ASM411807v1, whole genome shotgun sequence DNA window includes the following coding sequences:
- the LOC114168187 gene encoding LOW QUALITY PROTEIN: transcription activator GLK1-like (The sequence of the model RefSeq protein was modified relative to this genomic sequence to represent the inferred CDS: inserted 1 base in 1 codon), which translates to MLAVAPLRSIKDEKNKGEMEGFSKAAKTASDDVDFDELSEGNLLESINFDDLFVGIDVGGDILPDLEMFGEFSVSAGEESSEMNSSKEENDQNCVFTVXKKEEEDKSCCAASGHEDSGSNRSKNGEPVVVNPAPKEGGKGRKSSSGQLKNNSNSNNPHGKRKVKVDWTPELHRRFVQAVEQLGVDKAVPSRILEIMGIDCLTRHNIASHLQKYRSHRKHLLAREAEAASWSQRRNMYGVGKREVSPWLAPTMGFPPPMTTMHHFRPLHVWGHPSMNHSFMHVWPKHLPPSPPLSWPSPAPPHDPSFWHQRAPNALIPGTACYPQPLTPTGFGTHHVPGIPPHAMYKADHSIAIHGPRPLLDFHPSKESIDAAIGDVLSKPWLPLPLGLKAPAIDSVMSELQRQGIPNIPPSSA; encoded by the exons ATGCTTGCCGTGGCACCTTTGAGGAGCATCAAAGATGAAAAGAACAAAGGAGAGATGGAGGGTTTCTCGAAGGCAGCAAAAACAGCATCAGATGATGTTGACTTCGATGAACTTTCTGAAGGGAACTTGTTGGAGAGCATCAACTTCGACGATCTCTTCGTCGGCATCGACGTCGGCGGAGATATCTTGCCGGACTTGGAGATGTTTGGTGAGTTTTCCGTCAGCGCCGGGGAAGAGTCGTCGGAGATGAACTCATCGAAGGAGGAGAACGACCAGAATTGTGTTTTCACTG aaaaaaaggaagaagaagacaaaaGTTGTTGTGCTGCTTCAGGTCATGAAGACTCGGGGTCAAACCGGAGCAAGAATGGTGAACCGGTGGTGGTGAATCCTGCGCCAAAAGAAGgtggaaaaggaagaaaatcttCATCGGGTCAGTTGaagaataatagtaatagtaataatccTCACGGGAAGAGAAAAGTGAAG GTGGATTGGACCCCAGAATTGCACAGGCGATTTGTGCAAGCTGTGGAACAGTTAGGAGTGGACAAAGCAGTGCCTTCAAGAATTTTGGAGATTATGGGAATCGATTGTTTAACTCGTCATAACATTGCAAGTCACCTTCAA AAATATAGATCTCATAGGAAACACCTTCTGGCTCGTGAGGCTGAAGCAGCAAGTTGGAGTCAAAGGAGAAACATGTATGGTGTTGGGAAGAGAGAGGTGAGTCCATGGCTAGCACCCACCATGGGGTTCCCTCCTCCAATGACCACAATGCACCATTTTAGACCTCTACACGTGTGGGGGCACCCCTCCATGAACCATTCCTTCATGCACGTGTGGCCCAAACACCTtccaccttcaccaccactctcATGGCCATCACCTGCACCACCACATGACCCTTCATTTTGGCACCAACGG GCTCCAAATGCTCTAATACCAGGAACAGCTTGTTACCCACAACCTCTGACACCAACG GGTTTTGGAACTCACCATGTCCCTGGCATCCCACCCCATGCCATGTACAAAGCAGATCACAGCATTGCCATCCATGGTCCTCGTCCTCTATTAGATTTTCACCCG TCAAAAGAGAGCATAGATGCAGCTATTGGAGATGTTTTATCAAAGCCATGGCTGCCATTACCTCTTGGACTGAAGGCTCCAGCAATTGACAGTGTGATGAGTGAATTACAGAGACAAGGGATTCCAAACATTCCACCTTCCAGTGCTTGA